From one Ignavibacteria bacterium genomic stretch:
- the rsmG gene encoding 16S rRNA (guanine(527)-N(7))-methyltransferase RsmG yields MVQDNIVQVSLLEAWTLLSMNSIVLDKAQIDLLERYHRELVHWNNSVNLVSRKDVDFLIERHLIHSLMLLRYVEFPHKARVLDLGTGGGLPGLPIKIARQDLRVTLVDSIAKKIKIVDMMARHTGLKDLDAVRMRVEEMGTISKYKSAFNVIVSRAVAPLKDLAHWSSGVRAPGAVLAVLKGGNLTDEINEFKTAFPNVSVIEHDINVHGLPWFQQENKKVVECRFS; encoded by the coding sequence ATGGTACAAGATAACATAGTTCAGGTAAGCCTGCTTGAAGCATGGACTCTGCTGTCAATGAACAGCATCGTACTGGACAAGGCGCAGATTGACTTGCTGGAACGGTACCATCGGGAGCTGGTGCACTGGAACAACAGCGTAAATCTTGTTAGCAGGAAGGATGTGGATTTTTTGATTGAGCGGCATCTTATTCACTCCCTCATGTTGTTGCGGTATGTTGAATTTCCGCATAAGGCCAGGGTCCTGGACCTGGGTACCGGTGGCGGACTTCCCGGTCTGCCCATTAAAATTGCCCGTCAGGACCTGCGGGTAACGCTGGTTGACAGTATTGCGAAGAAGATAAAAATTGTTGACATGATGGCCCGGCATACCGGCTTAAAGGATTTGGATGCTGTGCGTATGCGCGTTGAGGAAATGGGCACCATCAGCAAATACAAGTCGGCCTTCAACGTTATCGTATCTCGTGCCGTAGCCCCCTTAAAAGATCTTGCACACTGGTCAAGCGGAGTACGCGCACCAGGTGCTGTGCTGGCTGTTCTGAAGGGCGGCAACCTGACTGATGAAATTAACGAATTCAAAACTGCATTTCCCAATGTATCGGTTATTGAACACGACATTAACGTACACGGTCTTCCATGGTTCCAGCAGGAGAATAAGAAGGTGGTAGAGTGCCGTTTCTCCTGA
- the nth gene encoding endonuclease III, translated as MPVNATLTKILNRLEKAYPDARVGLDFSNPVELLIATILSAQCTDARVNIVTKQLFAKYRRPEDYVHVSSEELQADIRPTGFFKNKAHHIKQCCAMLIRDFNGQVPSTMDDLLKLPGVGRKTANCVLSNCFNIPGITVDTHVIRVSNRLGLVDTPDPVKIELLLSQQMLPKRWNQFNHLIITHGRTTCVARRPRCSDCAVSDLCPSAFNV; from the coding sequence ATGCCAGTAAATGCAACTCTTACGAAAATTCTGAATCGCCTGGAAAAAGCGTACCCAGATGCAAGAGTCGGCCTGGACTTTTCGAATCCCGTTGAGCTTCTGATTGCTACGATCCTTTCGGCTCAGTGCACCGATGCAAGGGTAAATATTGTTACGAAGCAACTATTTGCCAAATATCGCCGGCCCGAAGATTACGTCCATGTTTCCAGTGAAGAGTTGCAGGCTGACATCCGGCCGACGGGTTTTTTCAAGAACAAGGCTCATCATATCAAACAGTGCTGTGCCATGCTGATCCGTGACTTTAACGGACAGGTGCCCTCCACAATGGATGATCTTCTGAAACTACCCGGTGTGGGTAGAAAAACCGCAAACTGCGTACTGAGCAACTGTTTTAATATCCCTGGTATCACGGTTGACACCCACGTTATTCGGGTGAGCAACCGATTGGGATTGGTTGACACTCCTGATCCCGTTAAGATTGAACTGTTGCTTTCGCAGCAAATGTTGCCAAAGCGCTGGAATCAGTTTAACCATCTCATCATCACCCATGGGCGGACCACCTGTGTGGCCCGACGCCCAAGATGTTCAGATTGTGCAGTCTCCGATCTGTGTCCGTCTGCTTTCAACGTGTAA
- a CDS encoding OmpA family protein, whose product MPTVTHHHRSATVCSMIPAVMIVTLALLVTRQAPVTAQHTQYGVHGGVVYSLHAAQFTQLGDFASCCPSFTGGSGTGFLAGLHAAYRLSDKLFFVPRLTLVQENGSMQSEEWTFVADLRDTPRVRRAMFLHEFTSSVSSVGIEPTFLLGIVGNLSLTGGLRAAWVFDGSFTQRETLVEPDDYGSYLGSARTWVNYQEQIPDLSPFKAEVLGGLHYSLSVGKAQQWHLGTDVSIAIPITNVTSSAEWRTTNIRLAIAVSHGAKVPEADTSIALPLVPNADTVTLPAPPSLSPPEITLKLEGLIQNYRVPFDSVHVEETLIVDYLPVLNHVYFDEGSSTVPERYSTAAHRMVSDARLTPVQATTAILGIVAKRFREKPQTHITVVGSAGPDLALHGIRLAQQRAESVRASLVSLGIPKENIKVQWQADPLTPTRASDPKDFAAAEAENRRVEILVSESSLMRPLELQTVQTVVTPDDIAVSYNISADTTLRASQVFINDSSVHRSTALQHSFTIPSPTEPAELLVVATDVEHNTAKASASIPVSTLTIHRKKTEHRGNLEVERYSLILFGFNDATVTKQHQEILQIIRNKIRKGASVRVIGMTDVVGSKEHNTLLAQRRAEEVAKALGISESEIEATGSQAPQFSNNLPEGRAYNRTVIIEISDKQ is encoded by the coding sequence ATGCCAACCGTCACACATCACCACCGTTCAGCCACTGTCTGCAGTATGATCCCTGCAGTGATGATTGTTACGTTAGCCTTACTGGTAACCAGACAAGCTCCGGTTACGGCACAGCACACACAGTACGGCGTTCACGGGGGGGTTGTGTACTCTTTGCACGCAGCTCAGTTTACCCAGTTGGGTGATTTCGCATCATGCTGCCCGTCATTTACCGGCGGCTCGGGCACCGGCTTTCTTGCAGGTCTTCATGCAGCGTACCGGTTGTCTGACAAACTCTTTTTTGTTCCAAGGCTTACCCTGGTGCAGGAAAACGGGAGTATGCAGAGTGAGGAGTGGACGTTTGTGGCAGACCTGCGCGACACTCCGCGGGTGCGGCGTGCGATGTTCCTGCACGAGTTCACCTCTTCGGTTTCTTCTGTGGGCATCGAACCAACATTCCTGCTCGGTATCGTTGGTAACCTTTCTCTAACTGGCGGTTTACGAGCTGCGTGGGTCTTTGATGGTTCGTTTACTCAGCGCGAAACTCTGGTAGAACCCGATGATTATGGCAGTTACTTGGGGTCAGCCAGGACGTGGGTTAATTACCAGGAACAGATTCCGGATTTATCACCGTTCAAAGCCGAAGTTCTCGGTGGCCTGCACTACTCACTCTCTGTAGGCAAGGCGCAACAGTGGCACCTGGGTACAGATGTTAGTATCGCCATCCCCATTACCAACGTAACCAGCTCGGCTGAGTGGCGAACTACGAACATCAGGCTTGCTATTGCAGTGTCACACGGGGCCAAAGTGCCCGAAGCAGACACCAGTATCGCACTGCCTCTGGTACCGAATGCTGACACTGTTACCTTGCCTGCGCCTCCCTCGCTGTCACCACCTGAAATAACGCTGAAGCTTGAAGGACTCATTCAGAACTACCGGGTTCCGTTTGACTCGGTTCATGTTGAAGAAACTCTGATTGTTGACTATCTGCCTGTTCTTAATCATGTTTACTTTGACGAAGGGAGCAGCACTGTCCCCGAACGGTATTCAACTGCAGCACACCGCATGGTATCCGACGCACGGCTAACTCCTGTGCAGGCTACCACGGCTATTCTCGGCATCGTGGCTAAGCGTTTTCGTGAAAAACCGCAAACGCACATCACCGTTGTTGGCTCTGCCGGTCCTGATCTCGCACTCCACGGAATACGCCTGGCGCAACAACGAGCTGAATCAGTTCGCGCTTCCCTTGTGTCGCTTGGCATTCCTAAAGAGAATATCAAGGTGCAATGGCAAGCCGACCCGCTCACGCCAACACGCGCATCCGATCCGAAGGACTTCGCAGCAGCAGAAGCCGAAAACCGTCGCGTTGAAATTCTGGTGTCAGAATCATCACTCATGCGACCACTTGAACTCCAAACAGTACAAACGGTTGTAACACCTGACGATATTGCAGTTTCGTACAACATTTCGGCAGATACCACGCTTCGTGCTTCGCAGGTTTTTATAAATGACAGCAGTGTGCACCGCTCGACTGCACTGCAACATTCATTCACCATTCCGTCACCCACAGAGCCCGCGGAGCTGTTGGTTGTTGCAACCGATGTAGAGCACAACACTGCAAAAGCATCCGCATCCATACCCGTGAGCACCCTAACCATTCACCGCAAGAAAACCGAGCATCGCGGCAACCTTGAAGTTGAACGCTACAGTCTGATTCTTTTTGGATTTAACGATGCAACTGTCACCAAACAGCACCAGGAAATCCTGCAGATTATTCGTAATAAAATCAGGAAAGGGGCTTCGGTTCGTGTTATTGGTATGACTGATGTTGTGGGAAGCAAGGAGCATAACACCCTCCTTGCCCAACGAAGAGCAGAAGAAGTTGCGAAAGCTCTCGGTATTTCCGAATCAGAGATCGAGGCCACAGGATCACAAGCCCCGCAATTCAGTAATAACCTACCGGAAGGACGTGCATACAACCGAACCGTGATTATCGAAATTTCGGATAAACAGTAA
- a CDS encoding glycosyltransferase family 2 protein, with the protein MQRSRPLFSVVICTWNRAHLLPRALNSLLTQTWSDWEAIVVDDAGTDSTSVVVQNYMERDPRLLYHRVAQQGGTAAARNTGILLTSGDWVTFLDSDDEYLPSHLEKRMHLITDIPGADLFHGGFTVIGNPYVRDKDNPGVSIHLDSCVVGGTFVIRRDVFRRVGLFPRIPYADDAEFFERCRSHGLIIERCTAATYVYHRDTPGQLTG; encoded by the coding sequence ATGCAACGCTCTCGTCCACTGTTCTCGGTTGTGATCTGTACATGGAACCGGGCTCACCTGCTCCCGCGCGCACTGAACTCGCTGCTTACCCAAACCTGGAGTGACTGGGAAGCCATCGTTGTTGACGATGCCGGTACGGATTCCACTTCTGTTGTTGTACAAAACTACATGGAACGCGATCCGAGACTGCTCTACCATCGCGTTGCCCAACAGGGCGGTACGGCAGCAGCCCGCAACACGGGAATCCTGCTCACGTCGGGAGACTGGGTTACCTTTCTGGATTCGGACGACGAGTACCTGCCTTCGCACCTTGAAAAACGGATGCACCTGATAACTGACATTCCGGGTGCTGATTTGTTCCATGGCGGTTTTACCGTGATTGGCAATCCGTACGTACGCGACAAGGACAATCCAGGGGTATCTATCCATTTGGATTCATGCGTCGTGGGCGGCACGTTTGTCATCCGGCGTGATGTTTTTCGCCGTGTTGGACTGTTTCCCCGAATCCCATACGCCGATGATGCGGAATTCTTTGAACGCTGCCGCTCCCATGGCCTTATCATTGAGCGGTGCACTGCCGCTACCTACGTGTATCACCGCGACACACCCGGACAGCTCACGGGGTAA